One Rossellomorea aquimaris DNA window includes the following coding sequences:
- a CDS encoding glucose-6-phosphate isomerase, whose translation MTHIRFDYSKALSFFGEHELTYLSDAVKVAHHSLHEQTGAGNDFLGWIDLPVEYDKEEFSRIQKSAEKIKNDSDVLLVIGIGGSYLGARAAIEMLNHSFYNALPKEKRSTPQVLFVGQNISSTYMKDLMDLLDGKDFSINVISKSGTTTEPAIAFRIFRKMLEEKYGVEEARKRIYATTDKSKGALKTLASDEGYETFVVPDDIGGRYSVLTAVGLLPIAVSGVEIETMMNGAAQAREDFSKSELTENPAYQYAAVRNALYNKGKTIEMLINYEPGLQYFSEWWKQLFGESEGKDQKGIYPSSANFSTDLHSLGQYVQEGRRDIFETVIKVSEPRHELKLEKADSDLDGLNYLAGETVDFVNNKAFEGTLLAHTDGGVPNLIVEIPAMDAYTFGYLVYFFEKACAMSGYLLGVNPFDQPGVEAYKVNMFALLGKPGFEEKKAELEKRLK comes from the coding sequence ATGACACACATTCGTTTTGATTATTCAAAAGCGTTATCGTTTTTTGGAGAACATGAACTTACATACTTAAGTGATGCCGTGAAGGTTGCTCATCATTCGTTGCACGAACAAACAGGTGCAGGGAACGATTTCCTGGGATGGATCGACCTTCCTGTTGAGTACGATAAAGAAGAGTTTTCCCGCATTCAGAAATCAGCAGAGAAAATTAAAAATGATTCCGATGTCCTTCTTGTCATCGGTATTGGTGGATCTTATTTGGGAGCCCGTGCGGCGATTGAAATGCTGAACCACAGCTTTTACAATGCTCTTCCGAAAGAAAAGCGTTCCACTCCACAAGTCCTGTTTGTTGGACAAAACATCAGCTCCACATACATGAAGGACTTAATGGACCTTCTTGATGGAAAAGATTTCTCCATTAACGTGATTTCGAAGTCCGGTACTACGACTGAACCGGCGATAGCTTTCCGTATCTTCCGTAAAATGCTGGAAGAAAAGTACGGGGTGGAAGAAGCACGCAAACGCATCTATGCGACAACGGATAAATCGAAAGGTGCCCTTAAAACATTGGCATCTGACGAAGGCTATGAAACATTCGTTGTACCTGATGATATTGGCGGTCGCTATTCAGTTTTGACAGCCGTTGGGCTGCTTCCGATTGCTGTAAGCGGAGTGGAAATCGAGACGATGATGAACGGCGCTGCACAGGCCCGTGAAGATTTCAGTAAATCTGAGCTTACAGAAAACCCTGCTTATCAATATGCTGCTGTTCGTAACGCGCTATATAATAAAGGAAAAACGATCGAAATGCTCATTAATTATGAGCCTGGTTTACAATACTTTTCTGAATGGTGGAAGCAGCTGTTTGGGGAAAGTGAAGGGAAAGACCAAAAGGGAATTTATCCTTCTTCAGCTAACTTCTCAACAGATCTTCATTCTCTTGGACAATATGTTCAAGAAGGACGCCGTGACATTTTTGAAACGGTCATCAAGGTTTCAGAGCCACGTCATGAGCTGAAACTCGAGAAGGCTGACAGTGATTTGGACGGCTTAAACTATTTAGCCGGTGAAACGGTTGATTTTGTAAACAACAAAGCGTTTGAAGGGACACTGCTTGCCCATACAGATGGTGGCGTACCAAACCTGATCGTTGAAATTCCGGCGATGGATGCATACACATTCGGTTACCTCGTGTACTTCTTCGAGAAAGCGTGTGCGATGAGTGGATACCTGCTGGGTGTAAATCCATTTGACCAACCTGGAGTGGAAGCATACAAAGTAAATATGTTCGCCCTTCTTGGGAAACCAGGCTTTGAAGAGAAGAAGGCGGAGCTTGAAAAACGCCTTAAATAA
- a CDS encoding ornithine--oxo-acid transaminase: MAVSTHSIIEQTEKYGAKNYHPLPIVISEAEGVWVKDPEGNKYMDMLSAYSAVNQGHRHPKIIQALKDQADRVTLTSRAFHNDQLAPWYEKICKMAGKDMALPMNTGAEAVETAIKTARRWAYDVKGVAENSAEIIACNGNFHGRTMTAVSLSSEEEYKRGFGPMLPGINLIPYGDLDALKEAITPNTAAFLIEPIQGEAGIVFPPKGFMKAAYELCKENNVLFIADEIQAGLARSGKMFACEWEDVDPDMYILGKALGGGVFPISCVVANEEVLGVFNPGSHGSTFGGNPMACAVSVASLDVLIDENLADRSLQMGEYFMSKLREIDNPMIKEVRGSGLFIGVELKEPARKYCEQLKEEGLLCKETHETVIRFAPPLVISQEDLDWAIERIKKVLS; the protein is encoded by the coding sequence ATGGCAGTAAGTACTCATTCGATTATTGAACAAACGGAAAAATATGGTGCGAAAAATTATCATCCACTTCCAATCGTCATTTCAGAAGCGGAGGGTGTATGGGTTAAAGATCCAGAAGGCAATAAGTATATGGATATGCTCAGCGCTTATTCAGCGGTCAACCAGGGGCATCGTCATCCAAAGATCATCCAGGCGTTAAAAGATCAAGCAGACCGTGTGACACTGACATCCCGTGCGTTCCACAACGACCAATTAGCCCCTTGGTATGAGAAGATTTGTAAGATGGCTGGTAAAGACATGGCTCTTCCAATGAATACCGGTGCAGAGGCAGTGGAAACGGCGATCAAGACAGCCCGCCGCTGGGCATATGATGTGAAAGGTGTAGCAGAAAACAGTGCGGAAATCATCGCGTGTAACGGGAACTTCCACGGAAGAACGATGACAGCTGTTTCCCTTTCTTCAGAAGAAGAATACAAGCGTGGTTTCGGTCCGATGCTTCCAGGGATCAACTTGATTCCTTACGGTGATCTGGATGCTTTAAAAGAAGCCATCACTCCAAATACAGCAGCTTTCCTTATTGAACCGATCCAGGGAGAAGCAGGGATCGTATTCCCTCCTAAAGGCTTTATGAAAGCAGCATATGAATTATGTAAAGAAAACAACGTTCTATTCATTGCTGACGAAATTCAGGCAGGCCTTGCCCGCTCCGGGAAAATGTTCGCGTGTGAGTGGGAAGATGTTGATCCTGACATGTACATTTTAGGAAAAGCACTTGGAGGCGGAGTGTTCCCTATTTCATGTGTTGTGGCCAATGAAGAAGTATTAGGCGTATTCAATCCTGGCTCCCACGGTTCTACTTTCGGAGGGAATCCAATGGCTTGTGCGGTATCCGTTGCGTCCCTTGATGTACTGATCGATGAAAACCTGGCGGATCGTTCTCTTCAAATGGGAGAATACTTTATGAGTAAACTTCGTGAGATAGATAATCCTATGATTAAGGAAGTTCGTGGTAGCGGATTATTTATCGGAGTGGAACTGAAAGAACCAGCACGTAAATACTGTGAACAACTGAAAGAAGAAGGACTGCTTTGTAAAGAAACACATGAAACAGTGATTCGTTTTGCTCCACCACTTGTCATCTCACAAGAAGACCTTGATTGGGCAATTGAAAGAATCAAAAAAGTACTGTCTTAA
- a CDS encoding sigma 54-interacting transcriptional regulator codes for MLESEKRLYMYEKVTEHLESGVHVIDSTGRTIIYNRKMREIEGMEIEDVLDKNLLDVFHFHSEEESTLLKVLSTKEPTLNVKQTYFNINGIEITTMNDTFPIFHDEVLIGAIEIARDITKLEKVMRDHIHKRPSSLFTFDSIIGKHHRLQDAVETGKQATRTSSPVLICGEIGTGKELFAQSIHNDSARANRPFITQNCSSLRDDILEEVLFHEEREGNNPEDHRPSLFQQAQGGTLLLDEINSLTPSLQEKLLNFFSRGTDLPYDVRVMATVNEDPIDAIAEGRLLKDLYYRLSIVSIFIPSLRSRKEDLPEIVNYFIDQFNHHFAMSIKGISNEVSEIFQQYDWPGNVRELEHVIEGAFNLVGFEEEIGFNHLPFGFRQRIHHTACGEKSQDESEFLYQSGTEIKPLELFVEEAETYYIQKSLKYHDFNITKTAKSLGMSRQNLQYRIRKYGIERNSF; via the coding sequence ATGCTGGAATCTGAAAAGCGTTTGTATATGTACGAAAAAGTCACTGAACATCTTGAATCAGGCGTTCATGTCATCGATTCTACCGGGAGAACCATCATCTACAATCGTAAAATGCGCGAAATCGAAGGCATGGAAATTGAAGACGTCCTGGATAAAAATTTACTGGATGTTTTCCATTTTCATTCTGAAGAGGAAAGTACCCTTCTTAAAGTTCTAAGCACAAAGGAACCTACCCTCAATGTGAAGCAAACTTACTTTAATATAAATGGAATTGAAATCACCACGATGAACGATACATTCCCTATTTTTCATGATGAAGTGTTGATTGGAGCTATTGAAATTGCAAGGGACATCACCAAGCTCGAAAAAGTGATGAGGGATCATATACATAAGCGCCCGAGCAGCTTATTTACCTTTGATAGCATCATCGGTAAGCATCATCGCCTGCAGGACGCAGTCGAAACCGGAAAGCAGGCGACAAGGACTTCTTCCCCTGTGTTAATCTGTGGTGAAATCGGGACTGGCAAGGAGCTTTTCGCACAAAGCATCCATAACGACAGCGCACGTGCCAACCGTCCCTTCATCACACAGAACTGTTCATCATTACGTGATGATATTCTTGAAGAAGTCCTGTTTCATGAGGAGCGGGAAGGCAACAACCCGGAAGATCACCGGCCTTCCCTCTTTCAACAAGCACAGGGAGGAACACTCCTCCTCGACGAAATCAACTCCTTAACCCCTTCCCTCCAGGAGAAGTTATTAAACTTCTTTTCCAGGGGGACGGACCTTCCATACGATGTACGGGTGATGGCGACGGTGAACGAAGATCCCATCGACGCCATTGCAGAAGGACGGTTATTAAAGGACCTCTATTACAGGTTGAGCATTGTTTCAATCTTCATCCCCTCTCTCCGTTCGAGAAAGGAAGATTTACCGGAGATTGTGAACTATTTCATTGACCAGTTCAACCATCATTTCGCCATGAGTATTAAGGGGATTTCGAATGAAGTAAGTGAAATTTTCCAGCAGTATGACTGGCCGGGCAATGTGAGGGAGCTTGAGCATGTCATCGAGGGGGCGTTTAATCTCGTTGGCTTTGAAGAGGAGATCGGTTTCAATCATCTTCCATTTGGTTTCAGGCAGCGTATCCACCACACAGCTTGCGGAGAAAAAAGCCAAGATGAATCGGAGTTCCTCTACCAATCCGGAACAGAGATCAAACCGCTTGAGCTTTTCGTCGAAGAAGCCGAAACCTATTATATTCAAAAATCTTTGAAATACCATGACTTTAATATCACCAAAACGGCGAAATCCCTTGGGATGAGCCGGCAGAATCTGCAGTATCGGATCCGGAAGTATGGAATCGAACGGAATTCGTTTTGA
- a CDS encoding aldehyde dehydrogenase — protein sequence MIIEEASLETVESTLQQHKQFFKSGVTRPLQYRKDLLEKFSAVIKNHEAEIINALKIDLNKSEMETYATEIGILLEEIRFVLKNIDEWAEPKKVKTAKTHIGSKAYTVPEPYGVTLIIAPWNYPIQLALAPVIGAIAAGNTAIIKPSELTPATSALLAEMINTHFDPRQLFVIEGGVETTQHLLKQPFDYIFFTGSVPVGKVVMEAAAKQLIPVTLELGGKSPCIVDETADIPLAAKRIAFGKVTNAGQTCIAPDYLFIHKSKIDEFITEFKKTVIEFYGTEPLKSEKFGRIVNERHFNRLTSYLEDGEILLGGNVDPGSLKIEPTLMKPRDFTVPVMQDEIFGPVFPVIEYEELDEVIEFVTERPKPLALYLFTSNPITEERINESISYGGGCVNDTLMHIVTPYLPFGGVGESGIGNYHGESSFSTFSHYKSILKQTTKFDLSFRYPSGRFGMQIIKKLLK from the coding sequence ATGATTATAGAGGAAGCTTCTCTTGAAACGGTTGAATCAACACTTCAACAGCATAAGCAATTTTTTAAGTCAGGGGTTACGCGGCCACTACAATATAGAAAAGACTTGCTAGAGAAGTTCTCAGCAGTCATTAAAAATCATGAAGCAGAAATCATAAATGCATTAAAGATAGATTTAAATAAATCAGAGATGGAAACGTATGCGACAGAAATAGGCATCCTTCTGGAAGAAATTCGATTCGTGCTGAAAAATATCGACGAATGGGCAGAACCAAAAAAGGTCAAAACAGCAAAGACACATATAGGCTCGAAAGCATACACGGTCCCGGAGCCTTATGGTGTCACATTAATTATCGCACCATGGAATTACCCGATTCAACTTGCACTGGCCCCTGTCATTGGAGCGATTGCAGCCGGGAATACAGCCATCATTAAACCGTCAGAATTAACTCCTGCTACATCAGCATTATTAGCGGAAATGATCAACACTCATTTTGACCCAAGACAGCTTTTCGTGATTGAAGGTGGAGTAGAAACGACGCAGCATCTCCTGAAACAGCCATTCGATTATATTTTCTTTACCGGCAGCGTCCCGGTCGGAAAAGTAGTGATGGAAGCAGCGGCAAAGCAGTTGATACCCGTCACACTTGAACTTGGTGGGAAAAGTCCTTGTATAGTGGATGAAACGGCGGATATCCCTCTGGCTGCGAAGCGCATCGCCTTCGGTAAAGTGACAAATGCCGGGCAGACGTGTATTGCACCTGATTACCTGTTTATTCATAAGAGCAAGATAGATGAATTTATCACCGAATTTAAGAAAACGGTTATTGAATTTTATGGAACAGAACCATTAAAGAGTGAAAAATTTGGTCGGATTGTAAATGAACGTCATTTCAATCGTTTAACAAGCTACTTGGAAGATGGAGAAATCCTCTTAGGGGGAAATGTGGATCCTGGGAGCTTGAAAATTGAACCGACATTAATGAAGCCGAGAGATTTTACTGTACCTGTGATGCAGGATGAGATATTTGGCCCGGTTTTCCCTGTCATAGAATATGAGGAGCTTGATGAAGTCATTGAATTTGTGACAGAGCGACCGAAACCCCTGGCTCTTTATTTGTTCACGAGCAATCCAATCACAGAAGAGAGAATTAACGAATCGATTTCCTACGGTGGCGGTTGTGTGAATGATACACTCATGCACATCGTTACTCCATATCTTCCTTTTGGAGGAGTAGGGGAGAGTGGAATTGGAAATTACCACGGAGAATCAAGCTTCTCAACCTTCTCACATTACAAGAGCATCTTGAAGCAGACGACGAAGTTTGATTTAAGCTTCCGTTATCCAAGTGGAAGATTTGGTATGCAAATCATTAAGAAGTTACTGAAATAA
- a CDS encoding DUF378 domain-containing protein produces MSAIQRIALVLTIIGAVNWGLIGFFQFDLVAAIFGGQDAALSRIIYGLVGIAGLINLGLLFKPTEELEREPHSEPTRY; encoded by the coding sequence ATGAGTGCAATTCAACGCATTGCTCTGGTTCTTACCATCATTGGTGCTGTGAACTGGGGACTTATCGGCTTCTTTCAATTCGATCTTGTTGCAGCCATCTTCGGTGGTCAAGATGCCGCTCTATCCCGTATCATTTACGGTTTAGTTGGTATTGCCGGTCTAATTAACCTTGGACTATTATTCAAACCAACGGAAGAGCTTGAAAGAGAACCTCATTCTGAGCCGACGCGCTATTAA
- a CDS encoding potassium channel family protein, which yields MVQQMFHGFLRWPLVIRIFTIAITLMLSFGTIIHFIEPDTFPSLFDGIWWAIITTSTVGYGDFVPTSFEGRLIGIVLILVGAGFLSTYFVTLAAETVMTQNAYLEGKAAFKGKEHVVIVGWNERTREVINQLTSLQSQCDIILVDETLQKNPYNNNHIHFVRGTPFKDAILNKVNLHEASIAIITADQNKDEMTADMNSVLTLLAIKGNHPALYTVVEILQKDQVANAKRAGADEVIQTNMQTSYVMMNSIISQGMSKTILKLLNHLKGNNLKLIPVSNEFINENFHSLSAHLLKNNIILLGIKKGENTTVNPPLTTLVEETDELLVISN from the coding sequence ATGGTGCAGCAAATGTTTCATGGATTCTTGCGCTGGCCTTTAGTTATACGAATATTTACAATCGCCATTACGTTGATGCTTTCATTTGGAACGATCATTCATTTCATAGAGCCCGATACCTTCCCTTCCTTATTCGATGGGATCTGGTGGGCGATTATTACGACTTCCACTGTGGGGTATGGGGATTTTGTTCCTACATCATTTGAAGGCAGATTGATTGGCATTGTTCTCATCCTTGTAGGTGCAGGCTTTCTTTCAACTTATTTTGTCACACTTGCGGCGGAAACGGTCATGACACAAAATGCCTATCTGGAAGGAAAAGCTGCCTTTAAGGGAAAAGAGCATGTCGTCATAGTAGGCTGGAACGAACGAACGCGGGAAGTGATTAACCAGCTGACTTCTCTTCAATCCCAGTGTGATATCATTCTTGTCGATGAAACCCTTCAAAAGAACCCCTATAATAATAACCATATTCATTTCGTTAGAGGAACACCTTTTAAAGATGCAATTTTGAACAAAGTGAACCTACATGAAGCTTCGATTGCCATTATCACTGCTGATCAAAATAAAGATGAGATGACGGCAGACATGAATTCCGTCTTAACTCTGCTGGCGATAAAGGGTAATCATCCTGCTTTATACACGGTCGTGGAAATCCTCCAGAAGGATCAAGTGGCCAATGCCAAACGCGCTGGAGCCGATGAAGTAATTCAAACGAATATGCAGACCAGCTACGTAATGATGAACAGTATCATTTCTCAAGGCATGTCTAAGACGATTTTAAAGCTGTTGAACCACCTTAAAGGAAATAACCTGAAGCTGATCCCTGTTTCCAATGAATTCATCAATGAAAATTTTCATTCATTGAGTGCACACCTTCTGAAGAACAATATTATCTTATTAGGCATAAAAAAAGGAGAAAACACGACTGTGAATCCTCCTTTGACGACTTTGGTTGAAGAAACGGATGAACTGCTTGTTATCTCTAACTAG
- a CDS encoding Glu/Leu/Phe/Val dehydrogenase yields the protein MGENLNLFTSTQHVINDALSKLGYTEEMYELLKEPIRMLTVRIPVRMDDGSIKVFTGYRAQHNDAVGPTKGGVRFHPEVDEEEVKALSMWMSLKCGIVDLPYGGGKGGIICDPRTMSFTELEKLSRGYVRAISQIVGPTKDIPAPDVYTNSQIMAWMMDEYSRLRENDSPGFITGKPIVLGGSQGREKATAQGVTICIDQAAKKRGIDIKGARVVIQGFGNAGSFLAKFMHDAGAKVIAISDAHGALHDPAGLDIDYLLDRRDSFGTVTTLFENTISNKELLELECDILVPAAISNQITEENVYDIKASIVVEAANGPTTFEATRILSERGILLVPDVLASAGGVTVSYFEWVQNNQGYYWTEEEVNEKLHAKLVEAFNNVYETSQNRRVNMRLAAYMVGARKMAEASRFRGWV from the coding sequence ATGGGAGAAAACCTTAATCTGTTTACTTCTACACAGCATGTCATCAATGATGCTTTATCGAAGCTTGGATATACGGAAGAAATGTATGAACTTCTGAAAGAGCCGATTCGTATGTTGACCGTTCGTATCCCGGTTCGAATGGACGATGGCAGTATCAAAGTATTTACGGGCTACCGTGCACAACATAACGACGCAGTCGGACCTACCAAGGGCGGGGTACGATTCCACCCTGAAGTGGATGAAGAGGAAGTGAAGGCTTTATCCATGTGGATGAGCTTGAAATGCGGAATTGTCGATTTACCATATGGTGGGGGAAAAGGCGGGATCATCTGTGATCCAAGAACGATGTCTTTCACAGAACTGGAAAAGCTAAGTCGCGGCTATGTTCGTGCCATCAGTCAAATTGTTGGCCCTACAAAGGATATCCCGGCACCTGATGTCTACACAAACTCACAAATCATGGCTTGGATGATGGATGAATACAGCCGTCTTCGGGAAAATGACTCACCAGGATTCATTACAGGAAAACCGATTGTCCTTGGTGGTTCACAAGGTCGTGAAAAGGCGACAGCTCAAGGTGTGACCATCTGTATTGACCAAGCTGCAAAGAAACGTGGCATTGACATCAAAGGTGCACGAGTCGTCATCCAAGGTTTTGGAAATGCCGGCAGTTTCTTAGCGAAGTTCATGCATGATGCCGGTGCAAAGGTCATTGCCATTTCCGATGCCCATGGTGCCCTTCATGATCCGGCTGGTTTGGATATTGATTATCTGTTAGACCGTCGGGATAGCTTCGGTACAGTAACGACACTATTTGAAAACACGATTTCAAATAAGGAATTATTGGAACTGGAGTGTGACATCCTTGTCCCTGCAGCGATTTCAAACCAAATCACTGAAGAGAATGTCTACGATATTAAAGCATCCATTGTGGTAGAAGCTGCAAACGGTCCGACTACCTTTGAAGCAACACGAATCCTTTCTGAAAGAGGAATCCTGCTTGTTCCAGACGTGCTGGCAAGTGCGGGTGGAGTAACGGTTTCATATTTCGAATGGGTTCAGAATAATCAGGGGTATTATTGGACGGAAGAAGAAGTAAACGAGAAGCTTCATGCTAAACTTGTCGAAGCTTTCAACAATGTATACGAAACATCTCAGAATCGTCGAGTGAATATGCGACTCGCCGCATACATGGTCGGCGCACGCAAAATGGCTGAAGCCTCTAGATTCAGAGGTTGGGTGTAA
- a CDS encoding iron-containing alcohol dehydrogenase, with the protein MNEFTFYNPTKLIFGKGQVEQLKELVPQYGKKVLVVYGGGSIKRNGLYDQVMTVLKDIDSEVFELSGVEPNPRLSTVRRGVEISKENNIEFILAVGGGSVIDCTKAIAAGAKYDGDAWDLVTKKAFAKEALPFGTVLTLAATGSEMNAGSVITNWETNEKYGWGSPVTFPQFSILDPVNTFTVPKDHTIYGMVDMMSHVFEQYFNNATNTPLQDRMCESVLTTVIETAPKLINDLENYELRETILYSGTIALNGMLQMGYNGDWASHNIEHAVSAVYDIPHAGGLAILFPNWMKHNLKVNPARFAQLAERVFNVDPAGKSEEEVALEGIEKLREFWTSIGAPSRLADYDIDDSQLDLMADKAMVNGEFGNFNKLNKDDVLAILRASL; encoded by the coding sequence ATGAATGAATTTACTTTTTACAATCCTACCAAATTGATTTTTGGGAAAGGACAAGTAGAACAACTGAAAGAATTGGTACCTCAATATGGTAAAAAAGTGCTTGTCGTATATGGTGGCGGAAGCATTAAGCGTAATGGTTTATACGATCAGGTAATGACTGTATTGAAAGATATTGACAGCGAAGTATTCGAGCTTTCCGGAGTAGAACCGAATCCACGTCTTTCCACAGTCAGACGAGGTGTAGAAATAAGTAAAGAAAATAATATCGAATTTATTTTAGCTGTCGGTGGCGGAAGTGTCATCGACTGTACAAAAGCAATTGCTGCAGGTGCAAAGTATGATGGTGATGCATGGGATCTTGTAACGAAGAAAGCTTTTGCGAAAGAAGCTCTTCCATTCGGAACCGTCCTGACTCTTGCAGCGACCGGCTCTGAAATGAATGCAGGATCTGTTATCACGAATTGGGAAACGAATGAGAAATATGGTTGGGGCAGCCCGGTGACATTCCCGCAATTCTCTATCCTGGATCCGGTAAATACCTTCACAGTACCGAAAGATCATACAATCTACGGTATGGTGGATATGATGAGTCACGTGTTTGAACAGTATTTCAATAATGCAACCAACACACCACTTCAGGACCGTATGTGTGAGTCCGTTCTGACTACGGTTATCGAAACTGCTCCGAAGTTGATCAATGATCTTGAAAACTATGAGCTTCGCGAGACGATTCTTTACTCTGGAACAATCGCCCTAAATGGAATGCTGCAAATGGGCTACAACGGAGATTGGGCAAGTCATAACATTGAACATGCGGTGTCAGCCGTTTACGACATACCGCATGCAGGTGGACTCGCGATTCTATTCCCTAACTGGATGAAGCATAACCTGAAAGTGAATCCTGCACGATTTGCTCAACTGGCAGAACGAGTATTCAATGTTGACCCTGCCGGTAAGTCAGAAGAGGAAGTGGCATTGGAAGGAATCGAAAAGCTTCGTGAATTCTGGACGAGCATCGGTGCACCGTCCAGATTGGCAGACTATGATATCGACGACAGTCAACTGGACCTGATGGCAGACAAAGCGATGGTGAACGGCGAATTCGGTAACTTCAATAAATTAAACAAAGATGACGTACTTGCGATTCTGAGAGCATCTCTATAA
- a CDS encoding YugN-like family protein produces MIELSSNIEGQHYQLYKLEQLLKPLGYSIGGNWDYDHGYFDYKIDDEVGYQYLRVPFTSVDGQLDSRGATVEFGKPFLLSHKYQRGLDDNASTGTFSGSVNQFSEPQDPDASFPEEYIEVGKELVKELENVLFSS; encoded by the coding sequence GTGATAGAGCTTTCATCTAACATCGAAGGACAGCATTACCAACTGTATAAGCTTGAACAGCTATTAAAGCCGCTTGGATATTCGATAGGTGGTAATTGGGATTATGATCACGGCTATTTTGATTACAAAATTGATGACGAAGTTGGCTACCAATATTTGAGAGTACCGTTTACATCTGTTGACGGCCAATTGGACTCAAGGGGGGCAACGGTTGAATTCGGTAAACCGTTCCTTCTCTCTCATAAATACCAGCGTGGCTTGGACGATAACGCATCAACCGGAACCTTCTCAGGCTCGGTCAATCAATTTTCCGAACCACAAGATCCCGATGCAAGCTTCCCGGAAGAATATATTGAAGTCGGGAAAGAACTTGTAAAAGAGCTGGAGAACGTTTTATTCTCTAGTTAG